In the Chelonoidis abingdonii isolate Lonesome George chromosome 13, CheloAbing_2.0, whole genome shotgun sequence genome, one interval contains:
- the PVALEF gene encoding parvalbumin-like EF-hand-containing protein: MEENFSCQVKKMALALGTSLTDKDIDLLPSEMRHHAAFNYSKFFEYMQKFQTSSEQEEQVRKAFQLLDKDNSGFIEWNEIKYILSTMPSTMPAMPLSDEEAEAIIQAADTDGDGRIDFQGRGQGGCWGEGA, from the exons ATGGAGGAGAATTTTTCCTGCCAAGTCAAGAAGATGGCGCTGGCCTTGGGAACGTCTCTGACGGACAAGGATATTGACCTGCTGCCCTCGGAGATGAGGCATCACG CTGCCTTCAACTACAGCAAGTTCTTTGAGTACATGCAGAAGTTCCAGACATCGAGCGAGCAGGAGGAGCAAGTGCGCAAAGCTTTCCAGCTCCTGGACAAGGACAACAGCGGCTTCATCGAGTGGAATGAGATCAA GTACATCCTGTCCACCATGCCCAGCACCATGCCTGCAATGCCCTTGTCAGACGAGGAGGCTGAAGCTATAATCCAAGCGGCTGACACAGATGGGGATGGGAGGATTGATTTCCAAGGTAGGGGGCAGggtggctgctggggggagggggcatag